One Nostoc sp. CENA543 genomic window, AATGGCATTAAAGAGACTAACGGTTTAGCCTCTAATGTGGGGCCTGACTTGACAGGAATTGAAAATATCGAAATTCTTCTAGGGCCAAACTCAGTTTTACTAGGTTCCACGTCTCCAGGTGGAACAGTCAACTTTGTCACCAAACAGCCTTTACGAGATCCTTACTACTTTGTTGAAGCAACTGTGGGTAGTTTTGATTTTTATCGTGGTGAGGTGGATTTATCGGGGCCGCTAGATGATGAGAAAAAAGCACTATATCGGCTGAACGCATCTTACAGAGATCAAGGATTTTTTACTGATCTGAGCCAAACTAGAAATCTAGTAATTGCACCAGTTTTGAGTCTAGAACTGAGCAAAAATACCAATTTGACCATTGAAGGAGTTTATAAGAATCTAGAGCAAGACAACAATAACTTAGGCTTGCCTGCAATTGGCACTATCTTTTCTAATCCTAATGGCGAAATACCCCGTAGTCGCATCACTAATGAAGGCGAACTTGATGTCACAACTGCCAGGATTGGATATAGACTAGAGCATAAATTTAATGAGAATTGGTCATTAAATAATTCTTTTCGGTATGGCTACGTTAACTATGATGGTACTGGTATTAACGTTGGTACAAGGCTTTTAGCCGATAATCGTACCCTACTGAGAACAGCTAACGATTCTAGCGATCGCTATCGTGACTATAGACTAACAGCAAATGTGATTGGTAAGTTTGCCACAGGTGCAATCCAGCATCAATTATTATTTGGTATTGATCTAGGAAGGCTGAACAATAGCTTAAAGTTTACGGGTAGATCAGCCGCACCCATTGACTTATTTAATCCCATTTACGGTCAACCAGTGGGAGCAATCACATTTGAGCTTGATACTAACACCGTCACTGATGAACTTGGTCTTATCATACAAGACCAGGTAACAATTACCGATAACTTAAAATTACTCATCAGTGGTAGATTTGACACCTTCACTCAAAATAACAAAGATTTTCTCGCCGCTACAGAAACAAGTCAATCAAGTAGTGCTTTTAGTCCCCGCATAGGTATTGTATATCAGCCGATTCCACCTATTTCCCTGTATGCTAACTATAGCCGTTCCTTTGAACCAGCTATTGGTCAAGCCTTTGATGGAAGCGACTTTGAGCCGACAAGGGGGACGCAGTACGAAGTTGGGGTAAAAGCAGATTTGCATAGTCGGCTTTCTACGACACTAGCTTTTTATGACATTACCCAGTCCAATATTTTAACTGACGACCCAGATAATCCAGGCTTTTCCATTCAAACCGGAGAACAGCGCAGCCAAGGTATTGAACTGAGTCTTGCAGGTGAAATTTTACCAGGATGGAATGTATTTGCTAGTTATGCCTATAACGATGCTCGTGTCACCGAAGATAATAGCATTCCTGTCGGCAACCGCGTACAACGGACAACTCCCCATGCTGCTAGCTTATGGACAACCTACGAAATTCAACGGGGAAATTTACAGGGTTTAGGCTTTGGTTTAGGATTGTTTTATGTAGGCGATCGCGCTGGAGATGCTGGAAATACATTTGAAGTACCTAGCTATTTAACAACTAATGCAGCTCTCTTCTACAAACAAGATAGATTCCGTGCAGCGATTAATATCAGAAACCTCTTTGACATAGACTATTTTGAAAATGCGTTCAATCGCTTGCGCGTCTCTCCTGGTGAACCATTTACAGTCCAAGGAACTGTTTCTTGGACATTTTGACAATCTCATGATTTCTTAACTCACACTGGAGGATAAAAGCTGGCAGGATTTATCTACACATCTTCAGCAACAATAATCTTCTAAATTTTTGGAGATGTGTATCAATCCTGTTTTATCAAACACAAATCTATGAAAATAATTTCACATCGCTTTATTGTCCTATTGTTATTAGGAACTGTACTATTTACTGCTATTTGGGCTAGCAGTAAAAGTTTTACCTATGAAGCGACAAACTCATTATCTTTACAACGAACTGCAAAATGTCGAATGGTACAACACGTTAGGGGAGAAACTTGTATTCCCCTCAAACCTAAACGAATTGTCACCTTAGATTTTAATAGTTTTGCCGCAGTTTTGGCTTTAGAAACTAAACCTATCGCCACTTGGATTACAACGGAAATAGAAGATGACTTTCCTTACTTTCTAGGAAAAGCAGATGGAGTAGAAATATTAAGAAGTTCCAGTGGTCAAATTAATTTAGAAAAGCTTGTATTACTCCATCCCGATTTAATTATTGTGATTTCCCATCCTGGATTTGCAGGTATTTATAAATATGCTGCACAAATTGCACCTACAGTAGTTCTACCTTGGGTCGAAACTAGAGGAAACTGGAAACAACACATTCAAGATACTGCTAGGATTTTAAACAAAACAGCAACAGGTACTCAACTAATAAATTACTATCATCAACGCGTTAACCAATTAAAGCTAGCAATTGGTAATAATCAGCAAAAGAATAGCATATCATTTGCTTATGTCGCTGCCGGACAACTAGTTATTACCCGTCAAAAATCTTTTGCAGGTGAAATTTTGCATGATATTGGTATATTAAAACCTATATTTGCTGAATCTGGTGATTATGATTTACCTCTTTCGGAAGAACTTTTACCCAAGATTGATAGCGATATCCTGTTTATTGCGCCGCTACGCAAAGACGACTACTCTGTGATCAAAAAACTTCAGCGAAAGCCTTTATGGTCTAAACTCAAAGCTGTGCAGCAAAATCAAGTTTACATAGTGGATTTTTCTGTTTGGCGGGGATTGAATATGCTTGCAGCTTATGCAATGCTCGATGACCTTGATAAATACATAGTTAATATCACTTAAAATCATGCCCAAATATAATTTATTTGTCTGCAAATCTTGTCACCGTTCTTCTCAGGAACGTCCAGATAATCCCCCTTTTGATGGTGATATCTTACTAGAAAAACTAAAAGATTTATGTAGTGAAGAATCGTCACTCCATAAACTAGAAATTAAACCCGTTGAATGTTTATGGGCTTGTAATCACGGTTGTGTTGTAGCTGCTTCTCACCCAGACAAACCCACCTATCTTTTCGTCAATTTAACTCCAGAAGAAAGCGCAGCATCTTTACTGGAATTTATGGAATTGTATATCAAGAGTCACAAAGGCAATATAGCTTGGAAAAAATTACCTGAAGTGTTACAAGCTGCTATTTTCGCGCAAATTCCACCTGGGGAAAGGTAGTGGTGGTTATACTTTTTGAGGATTGTCTTCACTCAACTTCAGCGAGCAAACCAAGCCTCTAAATCAGCCATTCCCTGAAAATCTAACAGTGCTTCGCCAAGATTTTCTAATTGTTCTAAGGACAAAGATTCAACTTGCTGCCGCACCTCTGGAGATAATTCTCCCACACGACGAGTTAATTGACGCAAAACAAGCGATTTTTCTCCTTCTTCCCGTCCTTCTTCTCGTCCTTCTTCTCGTCCTTCTTCCCTTCCTTCTTCCTTAATTTCACGGTAAACTCTTGTTTCCTTGAGTGTAATCCCTAACATCTCTTCAACCTCCCGTTGACTCTTATCTTCAAACTTGTAGACCATGATAGTTGTTAGTAGCTCTATTATGGCGCGATTTTGGGTTTGAGGTGTTTCTTCTTGACTCCTGGCTAGCAAATACCTTGCTTCTTGTGGTGCTTGCTCATCATCAAGGGTAGTTAACACCATTAAAGCTACCCATATAGGTAAAGAGCGAATATCCCCCAACTCATCTAAATATATGCGATGTACTTGGTCGCCATTGAGGTGATTTCTATGGGGATAAATATCACTTTGCTCAATACTACGGGAAGGGTAAATAATCACAACTTGCCAGTCTCTAAATCTATTACGTTGGCGATAGAAATATAATGATGATTCTGCAAATACCCTTTCGTAAAGCTGTTCATCCCGTTGAAATTGCACTTCACAAAAATACACTATCCCTGGTCTTTCATCCTCTGGTGGCAAAAAAACTCCATCAATTTCAAACTTCGGTTCTTTGACTGCTACTGAATCAAACCGATATGCTTCAGCATTTGT contains:
- a CDS encoding TonB-dependent siderophore receptor yields the protein MTNLTFLPNVRFWLGITLLGYFINCSTAQTAVAEAKGENPEIMELGELKAPVSSINGLLSQSPIPTNSPATPSAITITGVKANPTDKGVEVILETTQGDQLQITNRSEGNNFIADISNAQLRLSSGEAFTFRSEKALAGITGITVTNIDSNNIRVLIVGENILPTVELFDGDEGLIFVVASTTTTTQQPPEQPTTATPREEPTVQQDEPIELVVTGEQDRYRVPNASTVTRTDTPLRDIPQSIQIIPQEVLRDQRADISSALLNAPSVRNAAPSNFDSLRLQVRGFFSQPTLNGIKETNGLASNVGPDLTGIENIEILLGPNSVLLGSTSPGGTVNFVTKQPLRDPYYFVEATVGSFDFYRGEVDLSGPLDDEKKALYRLNASYRDQGFFTDLSQTRNLVIAPVLSLELSKNTNLTIEGVYKNLEQDNNNLGLPAIGTIFSNPNGEIPRSRITNEGELDVTTARIGYRLEHKFNENWSLNNSFRYGYVNYDGTGINVGTRLLADNRTLLRTANDSSDRYRDYRLTANVIGKFATGAIQHQLLFGIDLGRLNNSLKFTGRSAAPIDLFNPIYGQPVGAITFELDTNTVTDELGLIIQDQVTITDNLKLLISGRFDTFTQNNKDFLAATETSQSSSAFSPRIGIVYQPIPPISLYANYSRSFEPAIGQAFDGSDFEPTRGTQYEVGVKADLHSRLSTTLAFYDITQSNILTDDPDNPGFSIQTGEQRSQGIELSLAGEILPGWNVFASYAYNDARVTEDNSIPVGNRVQRTTPHAASLWTTYEIQRGNLQGLGFGLGLFYVGDRAGDAGNTFEVPSYLTTNAALFYKQDRFRAAINIRNLFDIDYFENAFNRLRVSPGEPFTVQGTVSWTF
- a CDS encoding iron-siderophore ABC transporter substrate-binding protein, with amino-acid sequence MKIISHRFIVLLLLGTVLFTAIWASSKSFTYEATNSLSLQRTAKCRMVQHVRGETCIPLKPKRIVTLDFNSFAAVLALETKPIATWITTEIEDDFPYFLGKADGVEILRSSSGQINLEKLVLLHPDLIIVISHPGFAGIYKYAAQIAPTVVLPWVETRGNWKQHIQDTARILNKTATGTQLINYYHQRVNQLKLAIGNNQQKNSISFAYVAAGQLVITRQKSFAGEILHDIGILKPIFAESGDYDLPLSEELLPKIDSDILFIAPLRKDDYSVIKKLQRKPLWSKLKAVQQNQVYIVDFSVWRGLNMLAAYAMLDDLDKYIVNIT
- a CDS encoding DUF1636 domain-containing protein, whose translation is MPKYNLFVCKSCHRSSQERPDNPPFDGDILLEKLKDLCSEESSLHKLEIKPVECLWACNHGCVVAASHPDKPTYLFVNLTPEESAASLLEFMELYIKSHKGNIAWKKLPEVLQAAIFAQIPPGER
- a CDS encoding Rpn family recombination-promoting nuclease/putative transposase; this encodes MRRDSIFYKLFQQSPTLLFELLTNPPTNAEAYRFDSVAVKEPKFEIDGVFLPPEDERPGIVYFCEVQFQRDEQLYERVFAESSLYFYRQRNRFRDWQVVIIYPSRSIEQSDIYPHRNHLNGDQVHRIYLDELGDIRSLPIWVALMVLTTLDDEQAPQEARYLLARSQEETPQTQNRAIIELLTTIMVYKFEDKSQREVEEMLGITLKETRVYREIKEEGREEGREEGREEGREEGEKSLVLRQLTRRVGELSPEVRQQVESLSLEQLENLGEALLDFQGMADLEAWFAR